Proteins from one Deltaproteobacteria bacterium genomic window:
- a CDS encoding YlxR family protein, translating to MKKGDALRSCLGCREIAEKKKLLRLVLSPDNEVVLDFYSKLPGRGAYVCPQLSCMEKALKGNALKRAFRGSVKMPVLDEVARVFTLQCTEKIASLLSMAIRSRKISLGTEAVEGELKKGNLSLLLLSRDLSETAGKKWETRIAAKAINIKRFPDTEGIKKVLGGRKVAALKDSGLAAAIIGEIGKLEKIGTDLI from the coding sequence TTGAAAAAAGGGGACGCTCTGCGCAGTTGTCTTGGCTGTAGAGAGATAGCTGAAAAAAAAAAGCTGCTAAGGCTGGTCCTTTCCCCTGATAATGAGGTTGTTTTAGATTTTTATTCCAAATTGCCCGGCAGGGGAGCTTATGTGTGCCCTCAACTAAGCTGTATGGAAAAGGCATTAAAGGGGAATGCGCTTAAAAGGGCTTTCAGGGGTAGTGTTAAAATGCCGGTGCTTGATGAAGTGGCAAGGGTCTTCACTTTACAATGTACCGAAAAGATAGCTTCTTTGCTGTCAATGGCAATAAGAAGCAGAAAAATTTCACTTGGCACGGAAGCTGTTGAAGGGGAACTTAAAAAAGGAAATCTCTCTCTTCTTTTGCTTTCCAGGGATTTATCGGAAACAGCCGGAAAGAAGTGGGAAACAAGAATAGCTGCTAAAGCCATAAACATTAAGCGTTTTCCTGATACTGAGGGAATTAAAAAGGTTTTAGGGGGAAGAAAGGTTGCTGCCTTGAAAGATTCCGGTTTGGCAGCAGCGATCATCGGGGAAATCGGGAAATTGGAAAAGATAGGTACCGACTTGATATAA